One genomic window of Cupriavidus malaysiensis includes the following:
- a CDS encoding EAL domain-containing protein — MQCQALGQAALEQAVDAVVVVDAEGRVVLFNAAAQALWECIRAEAIGRAAAELGLPPEGGNGAVPPVLQRPPQDGGRLAVRLHTSRLDSGELAYFAAPDDGGRASALSSAYLDHAGNPVLFLDLDGYVSHVNRAFTSVFGLQRHQAVGRRALDLMRPARTSEAHLAQMLDELRQGTMLHREALLADRHGRPRWFATAINPLRQADGAITGAICTLTDISDTKLRDTIQRKALEALAKDVSSAEMMDSLCRQIEAVSPGVLVSVVRIADGRLRTLAAPGLPAACVSRIDGLEIGPTVGSCGTAAHFGKPVLVTDIASDPLWAAYRDLVLPHGLKACWSTPIKTYDGQVAGVFALYFHECRGPDALHRSLVDVGTYLCALALERDAARERIERLAYYDPLTGLPNRQLLLARLDDAVASARATGQALAVLFIDIDDFKRVNEADGHAMGDRVLGNVAARLAGVVGQAGTIGRLGGDEFGVVLPDHDLARAKALAEALLAALAAPPAGGGQALPASASIGASALSGSGCDGPTLLKQADLAMYQAKKGGGHQIGIYDVAVARRLAEHRELATELRAALANGTLQQYYQPQIRLADGRLCAVEALARWFHPQRGEITPSRFIPLAEEEGLITALGKWAIEAACAQLAQWRAAGVGVPRISVNLSPIDLRDPALPGRIEQTLARHGLVPADLIIEITESVFLEHSAGTGASVAALRRLGVPLSIDDFGTGFSTLSRLMRLPVDEIKLDRSFLVSLETSAEARTLVEAVIRIGRSLDLTVVAEGVSSTFQHRFLATHGCQVGQGFLFSRAVPATAVAAWPAQWPLADPGADAGASDAARCG, encoded by the coding sequence ATGCAATGTCAGGCGCTAGGGCAAGCAGCGCTCGAACAGGCCGTCGACGCTGTGGTCGTGGTCGACGCCGAGGGGCGTGTGGTGCTCTTCAATGCCGCGGCGCAGGCCTTGTGGGAATGCATCCGTGCCGAAGCGATCGGCCGCGCCGCCGCGGAGCTGGGCCTGCCGCCCGAGGGTGGCAATGGCGCCGTGCCACCGGTGCTGCAGCGCCCGCCCCAGGACGGCGGCAGGCTCGCCGTTCGCCTGCATACCTCCCGCCTCGATAGCGGCGAGCTGGCCTATTTCGCCGCGCCCGACGACGGTGGCCGCGCGTCCGCCCTTTCCTCGGCCTATCTCGATCACGCCGGCAACCCTGTCCTGTTCCTCGACCTGGACGGCTATGTCAGCCACGTCAACCGCGCCTTCACCAGTGTCTTCGGACTGCAGCGCCACCAGGCGGTCGGGCGCCGCGCGCTGGACCTGATGCGCCCCGCCCGCACCAGCGAAGCGCATCTGGCGCAGATGCTGGACGAACTCAGGCAGGGCACGATGCTGCACCGCGAAGCCCTGCTCGCCGACCGCCATGGCCGGCCCCGCTGGTTCGCCACGGCAATCAACCCGCTGCGGCAGGCCGACGGCGCGATCACGGGCGCCATCTGCACGCTGACGGACATCAGCGACACCAAATTGCGTGACACCATCCAGCGCAAGGCACTGGAGGCCTTGGCCAAGGACGTGTCCAGCGCAGAGATGATGGACAGCCTGTGCCGGCAGATCGAAGCGGTGTCCCCTGGGGTTCTGGTCAGCGTGGTCCGCATCGCCGACGGCAGGCTGCGCACCCTGGCAGCCCCCGGACTGCCCGCGGCATGCGTGAGCCGGATCGACGGACTGGAGATCGGGCCGACGGTGGGCTCCTGCGGCACTGCCGCCCACTTCGGCAAGCCGGTGCTGGTCACCGACATCGCCAGCGACCCCTTGTGGGCCGCCTACCGGGACCTGGTCCTGCCGCACGGCCTGAAGGCCTGCTGGTCGACGCCGATCAAGACCTACGACGGTCAGGTCGCCGGCGTGTTCGCGCTGTATTTCCACGAATGCCGGGGTCCCGACGCGCTGCACCGCAGCCTGGTCGACGTGGGCACCTACCTGTGCGCGCTGGCGCTCGAACGCGACGCCGCGCGCGAACGCATCGAGCGCCTGGCCTACTACGATCCGCTGACCGGACTGCCCAACCGCCAGTTGCTGCTGGCACGCCTCGACGATGCGGTGGCGTCGGCACGAGCCACGGGGCAGGCGCTGGCCGTGCTGTTCATCGATATCGACGACTTCAAGCGGGTCAACGAAGCCGACGGGCATGCCATGGGCGACCGGGTGCTCGGCAACGTGGCGGCGCGCCTGGCCGGCGTGGTCGGCCAGGCCGGCACGATCGGCCGCCTGGGCGGCGACGAATTCGGCGTGGTCCTGCCGGACCATGACCTGGCCCGCGCCAAGGCGCTGGCCGAGGCGCTGCTGGCTGCCCTGGCTGCGCCCCCCGCCGGCGGCGGGCAAGCCCTGCCCGCCTCGGCCAGCATCGGCGCCAGCGCGCTCAGCGGCAGCGGTTGCGACGGCCCGACCCTGCTCAAGCAGGCAGACCTGGCCATGTACCAGGCCAAGAAGGGTGGCGGCCACCAGATCGGCATCTACGATGTGGCGGTGGCGCGGCGCCTGGCCGAGCATCGTGAGCTGGCCACCGAGCTGCGCGCCGCGCTGGCAAACGGCACGCTGCAGCAGTACTACCAGCCGCAGATACGGCTGGCCGACGGCCGGCTGTGCGCCGTCGAGGCACTGGCGCGCTGGTTCCACCCGCAACGGGGAGAGATCACGCCCTCCCGCTTCATCCCGCTGGCCGAGGAGGAGGGCCTGATCACCGCGCTGGGCAAGTGGGCGATCGAGGCCGCCTGCGCACAGCTGGCGCAGTGGCGCGCGGCCGGCGTCGGCGTACCGCGCATCTCAGTCAACCTGTCGCCGATCGACCTGCGCGATCCCGCGCTGCCCGGCCGCATCGAGCAGACCCTGGCGCGTCACGGGCTGGTGCCGGCGGACCTGATCATCGAGATCACGGAAAGCGTATTCCTCGAGCATTCGGCCGGCACCGGTGCCAGCGTCGCGGCCCTGCGGCGGCTCGGCGTCCCGCTCTCGATCGACGACTTCGGCACCGGCTTCTCGACGCTGAGCCGGCTGATGCGCCTGCCGGTGGACGAGATCAAGCTGGACCGCTCCTTCCTTGTCTCGCTGGAAACGAGCGCGGAAGCCCGCACGCTGGTGGAAGCCGTGATCCGCATCGGACGCAGCCTCGACCTGACCGTGGTGGCGGAGGGTGTCAGCAGCACCTTCCAGCACCGCTTTCTGGCCACCCACGGTTGCCAGGTCGGGCAAGGCTTCCTGTTCTCGCGCGCGGTTCCGGCCACTGCGGTGGCGGCATGGCCTGCCCAGTGGCCGCTCGCCGACCCTGGCGCGGATGCGGGCGCAAGCGACGCCGCACGCTGCGGCTAG
- a CDS encoding helix-turn-helix domain-containing protein, which yields MIDIQFIERDGHREYAVVPIEIWDKVKDLIEDLDDAAMLKQAMAEDDGTRIPHAVLKAELAGDHPIKAWREHRGITQEALASAAGISKPYLSQMENRKRDGSVDVLQKLAAALEVQMDLLVELA from the coding sequence ATGATCGACATCCAATTCATCGAACGCGACGGCCACCGCGAATATGCGGTGGTGCCCATCGAGATCTGGGACAAGGTCAAAGACCTGATCGAGGATCTGGACGATGCCGCTATGCTGAAGCAAGCGATGGCGGAAGACGATGGCACCCGCATTCCGCATGCTGTACTCAAGGCCGAACTGGCGGGCGACCATCCGATCAAGGCATGGCGCGAGCACCGAGGCATCACGCAGGAGGCGCTCGCCTCGGCCGCCGGCATCAGCAAGCCCTACTTGAGCCAGATGGAAAACCGGAAGCGCGATGGAAGCGTCGACGTGCTGCAGAAGCTGGCCGCCGCGCTGGAGGTGCAGATGGACCTGCTGGTCGAGCTGGCCTGA
- a CDS encoding peroxiredoxin, translated as MSIRIGDEAPDFTADTTEGQIRFHDWIGDKWAILFSHPKDFTPVCTTELGYMARLKPEFDKRGTKIIGLSIDPVSDHQRWVQDIEQTQGHAVNYPLIGDADLTVAKLYDMIHPNASGGGPRTAVDNATVRSVFIVGPDKKVKAMLVYPMSAGRNFDEVLRLLDALQLNARHTVATPVNWRPGDDVIIPTSVSDEDAKKKYPQGFRTLKPYLRVVAEPK; from the coding sequence ATGTCGATCCGCATCGGCGACGAAGCCCCCGACTTCACCGCAGACACCACCGAAGGCCAAATCCGCTTCCATGACTGGATCGGCGACAAATGGGCGATCCTGTTCTCCCACCCGAAAGACTTCACGCCGGTCTGCACCACCGAGCTGGGCTATATGGCGCGCCTCAAGCCGGAGTTCGACAAGCGCGGCACCAAGATCATCGGCCTCAGCATCGACCCGGTATCCGATCACCAGCGCTGGGTGCAGGACATCGAGCAGACCCAGGGCCACGCGGTCAACTACCCGCTGATCGGCGACGCCGACCTGACCGTCGCCAAGCTCTACGACATGATCCACCCCAACGCCAGCGGCGGCGGACCGCGCACGGCAGTGGACAACGCCACGGTACGTTCCGTCTTCATCGTCGGCCCGGACAAGAAGGTCAAGGCGATGCTGGTCTACCCGATGAGCGCGGGGCGCAACTTCGACGAAGTGCTGCGCCTGCTCGACGCCCTTCAGCTCAACGCGCGCCACACCGTGGCCACGCCCGTGAACTGGCGGCCCGGCGACGACGTGATCATCCCGACCTCGGTTTCCGATGAGGACGCCAAGAAGAAGTACCCGCAAGGCTTCCGCACCCTGAAACCCTATCTGCGCGTAGTGGCCGAACCGAAATGA
- a CDS encoding OmpA family protein yields MGTARTTRKTASAHACARAAAALLLAGALALAGCQTAPYRKLTAQQVETLRQQGFHLTGLGWELDLSEKVLFGFDDDAIPPERQSNLRRIGQALLGAGIDHVRLDGHTDDAGSTDYNLKLSLRRAQAIAGVLVSAGFARDDIEVRALGMSRPVADNHTPEGRAQNRRVAIIVTVD; encoded by the coding sequence GTGGGCACTGCACGAACCACCCGCAAGACCGCATCGGCGCATGCCTGCGCCCGCGCCGCGGCGGCACTGCTGCTAGCTGGCGCCCTGGCCCTGGCCGGCTGCCAGACCGCACCGTACCGCAAGCTCACCGCACAGCAGGTGGAAACGCTGCGGCAGCAGGGTTTCCACCTGACTGGCCTGGGCTGGGAACTGGACCTGTCGGAAAAGGTGCTGTTCGGCTTCGACGACGATGCGATCCCGCCCGAACGGCAAAGCAATCTGCGCAGGATCGGGCAGGCCTTGCTGGGCGCCGGCATCGACCATGTGCGGCTGGACGGCCATACCGACGACGCCGGTAGCACCGACTACAACCTGAAGCTCTCCTTGCGCCGCGCGCAGGCCATCGCCGGCGTGCTGGTGAGCGCGGGTTTCGCGCGCGACGATATCGAAGTGCGTGCCCTGGGCATGAGCCGGCCGGTGGCGGACAACCATACCCCCGAGGGCCGCGCACAGAATCGCCGCGTCGCGATCATCGTCACGGTCGACTGA
- a CDS encoding sodium:solute symporter family protein, with product MPDDQSRFRRRLTLYYSLFTLGLLGFVGMMSLLERSSSDALWLGYVFLFVTIAIYACIGLICRTSDLTEYYVAGRRVPGVFNGMAIAADWMSAASFIGLAGIVFASGYEGLAYVMGWTGGYCLVAFLLAPYLRKYGGYTIPDFLAARYGNGRPGGNFAVRGIAVLAASLCSFVYLVAQIQGVGLVVTRFIGVEFAVGVFFGLAGILVCSFLGGMRAVTWTQVAQYIMLIVAFLAAVSMIAWKHHHQLLPQLGYGPLLAQIDREERRLDQDPAERAVRKFYADKAAALQIRIARLPQSFEEERDALTARLESLRVRNAPLREIKELERERLAYPRDAAEAHQQWTQMRDDALARSLPSKSSTEPFPAASEGERDAKRLNFVLLVFCLMVGTASLPHILTRLYTTPSVKETRNSVAWAVFFIALLYVSAPALAALVKVEFLQHLVGTPYAELPQWVVQWRKVDPPVFTLRDVNGDGIVQWAEILIQPDMIVLAAPEIAGLPYVISGLVAAGALAAALSTADGLLLTIANALSHDVFYHMVDRQASHQRRVTTAKVLLLGVALFASYVTSLRPGNILFLVGAAFSLAASSFFPVLVLGIFWRRTTAAGAVAGMAAGLGVAIYYIFVNYPFFTRMTGIFGDRWFGVDPIASGAFGVPAGFIVAIVVSLLTPRNAPVIDRLVGYLRKG from the coding sequence ATGCCCGACGACCAGTCGCGCTTCCGCCGCCGGCTGACGCTCTACTACAGCCTGTTCACGCTCGGGCTGTTGGGCTTCGTCGGCATGATGTCGCTGCTGGAACGGTCCAGCAGCGATGCCCTGTGGCTGGGCTATGTCTTCCTCTTCGTCACCATCGCGATCTATGCCTGCATCGGGCTGATCTGCCGCACCTCCGACCTGACCGAGTACTACGTGGCGGGCCGGCGCGTGCCGGGCGTCTTCAATGGCATGGCGATCGCCGCCGACTGGATGAGCGCGGCCTCCTTCATCGGCCTGGCCGGCATCGTCTTCGCCTCGGGCTATGAAGGGCTGGCCTATGTGATGGGCTGGACCGGCGGCTACTGCCTGGTCGCCTTCCTGTTGGCGCCTTACCTGCGCAAGTACGGCGGCTACACCATTCCCGACTTTCTCGCCGCCCGCTACGGCAACGGCCGCCCGGGCGGAAACTTCGCCGTGCGCGGCATCGCCGTGCTGGCCGCCTCGCTCTGCTCCTTCGTCTACCTGGTCGCGCAGATCCAGGGGGTCGGGCTGGTGGTGACGCGCTTCATCGGCGTCGAATTCGCCGTCGGCGTGTTCTTCGGGCTGGCCGGCATCCTGGTCTGCTCCTTCCTGGGCGGCATGCGGGCCGTCACCTGGACACAGGTGGCGCAGTACATCATGCTGATCGTGGCCTTCCTGGCGGCGGTGTCGATGATCGCCTGGAAGCATCACCACCAACTGCTGCCCCAGCTCGGCTACGGGCCGCTGCTGGCGCAGATCGACCGGGAGGAGCGCCGGCTCGACCAGGACCCGGCCGAACGCGCGGTGCGGAAGTTCTACGCAGACAAGGCGGCCGCCCTGCAGATCCGCATCGCCCGCCTGCCGCAGTCCTTCGAGGAAGAGCGCGATGCGCTGACGGCGCGGCTGGAGTCGCTGCGCGTGCGCAACGCGCCGCTGCGCGAGATCAAGGAACTGGAGCGCGAGCGGCTGGCCTATCCGCGCGATGCCGCCGAGGCGCACCAGCAGTGGACGCAGATGCGCGACGACGCGCTCGCGCGCAGCCTGCCCTCGAAGTCCTCCACCGAGCCGTTTCCCGCGGCGAGCGAGGGCGAGCGGGATGCCAAGCGCCTGAACTTCGTGCTGCTGGTGTTCTGCCTGATGGTGGGCACCGCCAGCCTGCCGCACATCCTGACCCGGCTGTACACCACGCCGTCGGTCAAGGAGACGCGCAATTCCGTCGCCTGGGCGGTGTTCTTCATCGCCTTGCTCTATGTCTCCGCGCCGGCGCTCGCGGCGCTGGTCAAGGTGGAGTTCCTGCAACACCTGGTGGGCACGCCCTATGCGGAACTGCCGCAGTGGGTGGTGCAATGGCGCAAGGTCGATCCGCCGGTGTTCACGCTGCGCGACGTCAATGGCGACGGCATCGTGCAGTGGGCGGAGATCCTGATCCAGCCCGACATGATCGTGCTGGCCGCGCCGGAGATCGCCGGGCTGCCCTATGTGATCTCCGGCCTGGTCGCGGCCGGCGCGCTGGCCGCCGCGCTGTCCACGGCCGATGGCCTGCTGCTGACCATCGCCAACGCCTTGTCTCACGACGTCTTCTATCACATGGTCGATCGTCAGGCGAGCCACCAGCGCCGGGTGACCACGGCCAAGGTACTGCTGCTGGGGGTGGCGCTGTTCGCTTCCTACGTGACCTCGCTGCGGCCGGGCAATATCCTGTTCCTGGTCGGTGCCGCCTTCTCGCTGGCCGCTTCCAGCTTCTTCCCGGTGCTGGTGCTGGGCATCTTCTGGCGCCGCACCACGGCGGCGGGCGCGGTGGCCGGCATGGCGGCGGGACTGGGGGTGGCCATCTACTACATCTTCGTCAACTATCCCTTCTTCACGCGCATGACCGGCATCTTCGGCGACCGCTGGTTCGGCGTCGACCCGATCGCATCCGGCGCCTTCGGCGTGCCGGCCGGCTTCATCGTGGCCATCGTCGTTAGCTTGCTGACACCGCGCAACGCGCCGGTGATCGACCGTCTGGTCGGCTACCTGCGCAAGGGCTGA
- a CDS encoding universal stress protein — MDFKTVLVEMGDDEGGDARIEAAAALAALGGDGHVVGVTATGFRPDPFRGAGEEAGRYAAQAEQRQQQRRAADEERLRRIVAQAAPGLSCAHMLLAEDPGWALALQGRLADIILVARPPVPDLAPVLAAQTAEYVLLNAGRPVLVLPPQVRRVEARHVAVAWDGRREAARAVADALPLLRRAQRISLVSVDPEGRGVAQGDGLAAYLARHGIRAELVPVPTQEAVGPALLRAVGHLHADLLVAGGYGHSRVRELVMGGATRVLMRHAEVPLLMSH, encoded by the coding sequence ATGGACTTCAAGACGGTGCTGGTGGAAATGGGCGACGACGAGGGCGGCGACGCGCGCATCGAGGCAGCGGCCGCACTGGCTGCCCTGGGAGGCGATGGGCACGTGGTCGGCGTGACGGCCACGGGTTTCCGTCCCGATCCGTTCCGGGGCGCGGGTGAGGAAGCCGGCCGCTATGCCGCCCAGGCCGAGCAGCGCCAGCAGCAGCGCCGCGCGGCGGACGAGGAACGCCTGCGCCGCATCGTGGCACAGGCAGCGCCCGGCCTAAGCTGTGCCCACATGCTGCTGGCCGAGGATCCTGGCTGGGCTCTGGCCTTGCAGGGCCGGCTGGCCGACATCATCCTGGTGGCGCGTCCGCCGGTGCCCGACCTGGCGCCGGTGCTGGCGGCGCAGACTGCCGAGTACGTGCTGCTGAATGCCGGCCGGCCGGTGCTGGTGCTGCCGCCGCAGGTGCGCCGCGTCGAGGCGCGCCATGTTGCGGTGGCCTGGGATGGCCGGCGCGAGGCAGCCCGCGCGGTCGCCGATGCGCTGCCCTTGCTCAGGCGCGCGCAGCGGATCAGCCTGGTCTCGGTCGATCCGGAGGGGCGCGGCGTGGCACAGGGCGATGGACTGGCCGCGTACCTGGCGCGGCACGGGATCCGCGCCGAACTGGTGCCGGTGCCGACGCAGGAGGCGGTCGGCCCCGCGCTGCTGCGCGCCGTCGGCCATCTGCACGCCGATCTGCTGGTGGCCGGTGGCTATGGCCACTCGCGTGTGCGGGAACTGGTGATGGGGGGCGCCACCCGGGTATTGATGCGGCACGCCGAGGTGCCGCTGTTGATGTCGCATTGA
- a CDS encoding type II toxin-antitoxin system RelE family toxin, translating to MAGLHPQAADGATDMAGTDDAHRLHACGTGLRAQPLRPPAQSSQGRRGGKPGQPAAPARIDSTSLARDPLESETRRVAGLARKDQHRPQGAALARNVAATIMAKIEALAAAPYGPNPDAKKLAGIEGYRLRVGDWRVLYRIEDGRLVIVVLAINPRGGAYK from the coding sequence ATGGCCGGCCTGCACCCACAAGCCGCCGATGGTGCCACCGATATGGCCGGCACCGATGACGCCCACCGGCTGCATGCGTGCGGCACCGGGTTGCGCGCGCAGCCCCTGCGCCCGCCGGCCCAGAGCAGCCAGGGCCGCCGCGGCGGCAAACCCGGCCAGCCAGCCGCGCCGGCCCGGATCGACAGCACCAGTCTCGCGCGCGACCCGCTCGAATCTGAGACGCGGCGAGTAGCTGGCCTCGCGCGCAAAGATCAGCACCGGCCGCAGGGCGCGGCCCTTGCCCGGAACGTGGCGGCCACGATCATGGCGAAAATCGAAGCGCTGGCGGCGGCCCCCTACGGGCCGAACCCTGACGCCAAGAAGCTGGCCGGCATCGAGGGATACCGGCTGCGCGTGGGCGATTGGCGCGTGCTATACCGAATCGAGGACGGCCGACTGGTGATCGTCGTGCTGGCAATCAATCCGCGCGGAGGCGCATACAAATGA
- a CDS encoding zinc-dependent alcohol dehydrogenase family protein: MPQTMRAMIFDGSSPLLHPRDVPVPEPGPGELRIAVSTCGVCRTDLHVVDGDLPHPKPALIPGHEIVGRVESLGSGVSGFQAGQRVGVPWLGHTCGHCPFCLAQRENLCDAPRFTGYTRDGGYAEYAIADSRYCFALPDAYDDEHVAPLLCAGLIGYRTLRLAGEAARLGIYGFGAAAHVVAQIAVAQGREVFAFTRPGDQAAQQLARETGCRWAGASGEAPPAVLDAALIFAPVGALVPLALGAVAKGGTVVCGGIHMSDLPAFPYRLLWEERRLLSVANLTRADGIDLMRLAAAIPLRTHTTLYPLEQANAALADLRDGRLAGAAVLDIGH, from the coding sequence ATGCCGCAAACCATGCGTGCCATGATCTTCGATGGCAGCAGCCCGCTGCTGCATCCGCGCGACGTACCGGTGCCGGAGCCGGGGCCGGGCGAACTGCGCATCGCCGTCAGTACCTGCGGCGTGTGCCGCACCGACCTGCACGTGGTGGACGGCGACCTGCCGCACCCCAAGCCGGCACTGATCCCGGGGCACGAGATCGTCGGCCGGGTCGAGTCCCTGGGCAGCGGCGTCAGCGGCTTCCAGGCAGGACAGCGCGTGGGCGTGCCCTGGCTCGGCCATACCTGCGGGCACTGCCCGTTCTGCCTCGCCCAGCGCGAGAACCTGTGTGACGCGCCGCGATTCACCGGCTACACACGCGATGGCGGCTATGCGGAATATGCCATCGCCGACAGCCGCTATTGCTTCGCCCTGCCGGACGCCTATGACGATGAACACGTGGCGCCGCTGCTGTGCGCCGGCCTGATCGGCTACCGCACCTTGCGCCTGGCCGGCGAAGCGGCGCGCCTCGGCATCTACGGCTTCGGCGCTGCCGCCCACGTGGTCGCCCAGATCGCGGTCGCACAGGGGCGAGAGGTATTTGCCTTCACGCGCCCGGGGGACCAGGCCGCGCAGCAGCTCGCGCGCGAGACCGGTTGCCGCTGGGCGGGCGCCAGCGGCGAGGCGCCGCCCGCCGTCCTGGATGCCGCCCTGATCTTCGCACCGGTCGGCGCGCTGGTGCCGCTCGCCCTGGGCGCAGTGGCGAAGGGCGGCACGGTGGTCTGCGGGGGCATCCACATGAGCGACCTGCCGGCCTTCCCCTACCGCCTGCTGTGGGAGGAGCGGCGCCTGCTCTCCGTCGCCAACCTGACGCGGGCGGATGGCATCGACCTGATGCGGCTGGCCGCCGCCATCCCACTGCGCACCCACACCACGCTCTACCCGCTGGAGCAAGCCAACGCGGCGCTGGCAGACCTGCGCGACGGCCGCCTTGCCGGCGCGGCCGTGCTGGACATCGGCCATTGA
- a CDS encoding YfiR family protein: protein MRPPLLPSFRAGTGSHHVRSAPPPCVLALLALLLAIFPLAHAPDARAQTLQQRADAVAKTVFNLLSYARWPSEPAVLRLCVERSSLYSAKLLDGGTLANGRPVRTRVVDVTGSDLARDCDALYVGTMTDDKRKLLGRELSGQPVLVISEGDFECEVGSMFCLSVRDAQVSFRVNLDSVARSGIHVHPGVLQLGRRRGTTP, encoded by the coding sequence ATGCGTCCGCCACTCCTTCCGTCCTTCCGGGCAGGCACCGGCAGCCACCACGTCCGCAGCGCCCCACCACCTTGCGTGCTGGCCCTGCTCGCGCTGCTGCTGGCTATCTTTCCGCTGGCCCACGCGCCCGACGCGAGAGCCCAGACCCTGCAGCAACGCGCGGACGCGGTAGCCAAGACCGTATTCAACCTGCTCAGCTACGCACGCTGGCCGAGCGAGCCAGCGGTGTTGCGGCTGTGCGTGGAACGCTCCAGCCTCTATTCCGCCAAGCTGCTCGATGGAGGCACGCTGGCCAACGGGCGGCCGGTGCGCACGCGCGTGGTCGACGTTACCGGCAGCGACCTGGCGCGCGACTGCGACGCGCTCTACGTCGGCACCATGACCGATGACAAGCGCAAGCTGCTGGGACGAGAACTCAGCGGCCAGCCGGTACTGGTCATCAGCGAGGGAGACTTCGAGTGCGAGGTCGGCAGCATGTTCTGCCTCAGTGTGCGGGATGCGCAGGTGTCCTTCCGCGTCAATCTCGACTCGGTGGCCCGCAGCGGCATCCACGTCCACCCCGGCGTGCTGCAGCTCGGCCGTCGGCGGGGAACCACGCCATGA
- a CDS encoding diguanylate cyclase domain-containing protein has product MIGNNRPGTRPTLQSTLRRIHLSVALIAICTAGLSLTVLGITALRVYADHNLRLVARSVAYALEAPVVFNDKAATRDALALIASEDVAYASVYDRGDHLLAEWRRPDAHRFSGLSRAIGELLLAEPVEQPILHDAQPVGYLRLSGDPANLLSFLASGAFGLLACLLLTAVSAHYMSRRMLTHITEPVRNLMRVAHAVRSDRAFEQRTPPAHIAELHALGEDFNGLLDELEDWQKQLQHENRSLAHQASHDALTGLLNRTAFEQALERTLRAVQAQGRHAAVLYLDNDAFKDINDRFGHAAGDEVLISVAARVRACLRETDLVARLGGDEFAVLLAPLQRPQDAIRVVEHILSSLREPIMLKSGTSVTAPVSIGIATYPAHGGTAEALLRAADGAMYGAKRRSGGTWQSAPPPDGAD; this is encoded by the coding sequence ATGATCGGAAACAACAGGCCCGGCACGCGCCCGACGCTGCAAAGCACCCTGCGGCGCATCCACCTGAGCGTGGCGCTCATCGCCATCTGCACCGCTGGCCTGTCGCTGACCGTGCTCGGCATCACCGCCCTGCGCGTCTACGCGGACCACAACCTGCGCCTGGTGGCACGCTCGGTGGCCTACGCGCTGGAGGCCCCGGTGGTGTTCAACGACAAGGCCGCCACCCGCGACGCCCTCGCGCTGATCGCCAGCGAGGACGTCGCCTATGCCAGCGTCTACGACCGCGGCGACCACCTGCTCGCCGAATGGCGGCGCCCCGATGCCCACCGGTTCTCGGGCCTCAGCCGGGCGATCGGCGAACTGCTGCTGGCGGAGCCGGTCGAGCAACCCATCCTGCATGATGCGCAGCCTGTGGGCTATCTGCGCCTGTCGGGGGATCCGGCCAACCTGCTCAGCTTCCTCGCCAGCGGCGCCTTCGGCCTGCTGGCCTGCCTGCTGCTCACCGCGGTCAGCGCCCACTATATGTCGCGCCGCATGCTGACGCACATCACCGAGCCGGTGCGCAACCTGATGCGGGTGGCACATGCGGTACGCTCGGATCGTGCCTTCGAGCAGCGCACCCCGCCCGCGCACATCGCCGAACTGCATGCGCTGGGAGAAGACTTCAACGGCCTGCTCGACGAACTGGAGGACTGGCAGAAGCAGTTGCAGCATGAGAACCGCTCGCTCGCCCACCAGGCCAGCCACGACGCGCTGACCGGACTGCTCAACCGGACGGCATTCGAGCAGGCGCTGGAGCGCACGCTGCGCGCGGTGCAGGCACAAGGACGGCACGCGGCCGTGCTGTACCTCGACAATGATGCCTTCAAGGACATCAACGACCGTTTCGGCCATGCCGCCGGCGACGAGGTACTGATCAGCGTGGCGGCCCGCGTGCGCGCCTGCCTGCGCGAAACGGACCTGGTGGCACGGCTCGGCGGCGACGAGTTCGCCGTGCTGCTGGCCCCGCTGCAGCGGCCGCAGGATGCGATCCGTGTGGTGGAGCACATCCTGTCGAGCCTGCGCGAGCCGATCATGCTGAAATCCGGCACATCGGTCACGGCCCCGGTCAGCATCGGCATCGCAACCTATCCGGCGCATGGCGGCACGGCGGAAGCCCTGCTGCGGGCGGCGGACGGCGCCATGTATGGCGCCAAGCGCCGCTCGGGGGGCACCTGGCAAAGCGCCCCCCCGCCGGACGGCGCCGACTAG